A stretch of the Flavobacterium sp. 5 genome encodes the following:
- a CDS encoding alpha-amylase family glycosyl hydrolase, which translates to MKNRSLVVSVILLLATTFVDAQVKKDSEIKHNKMKTEKTPFVWEGANLYFLMTDRFNNGDKTNDVNFNRTKTAGKLRGFEGGDIRGIIKKVDEGYFTKLGINVIWFTPVVEQIHDGVDEGTGFSYGFHGYWARDWTALDPNFGTKKDLAELVKKAHGKGIRIMLDGVINHTGPVTEIDKVWPEGWVRTEPQCQYSNFDNTTACTLVANLPDVKTESKVEVTVPPFLVEKWKAEGRYDKEVASLDAFFKRTGYPRTPKYYIIKWLTDYITEFGIDGYRADTVKHTDESVWADFKTQCDYAFANWKNNNPNQVLDNNPFYTIAEVYNYNISAGKLFDFGDRKVNYYENGFTAMINFEFKSDAQNGYSTLFSKYSDLLNNELKGNSVLNYLSSHDDGGPFDAKRTKSIESGTKLLLTPGIAQVYYGDESARSLVIEGTQGDATLRSLMNWDAIKTNPETQKVLLHWQKLGQFRKNHPAVGAGVNVEISAKPYVCSRTFTREKYSDTVVIGLDLAKGKKEIGIGNAFKNGATVRDAYSGKTAIVLNGKVTIDTEFDIVLLELK; encoded by the coding sequence ATGAAAAATAGAAGTCTAGTAGTATCAGTGATTCTTTTATTGGCTACCACTTTCGTAGATGCACAAGTAAAAAAAGATTCAGAGATAAAACATAATAAAATGAAAACCGAAAAAACACCTTTTGTTTGGGAAGGTGCCAATTTATATTTTTTGATGACCGACCGTTTTAATAATGGTGATAAAACAAATGATGTCAATTTTAATAGAACTAAAACTGCTGGAAAACTTAGAGGATTTGAAGGAGGAGACATTAGAGGAATTATTAAAAAAGTGGATGAAGGGTATTTTACAAAATTAGGTATCAATGTAATTTGGTTTACTCCAGTTGTAGAGCAAATTCATGATGGAGTAGATGAGGGGACAGGTTTTAGTTATGGATTTCATGGCTATTGGGCTAGAGATTGGACAGCTTTAGACCCTAATTTTGGAACTAAAAAAGATTTAGCAGAACTGGTTAAAAAAGCACATGGCAAAGGAATTCGTATCATGCTAGATGGTGTAATCAATCATACAGGACCCGTTACAGAGATTGATAAGGTTTGGCCAGAAGGTTGGGTTCGTACAGAGCCGCAATGTCAATACAGTAATTTTGACAACACTACTGCTTGTACGTTGGTTGCTAATTTGCCAGATGTAAAAACGGAAAGTAAAGTAGAAGTAACAGTACCTCCTTTTTTAGTCGAAAAATGGAAAGCAGAAGGAAGATATGATAAAGAAGTGGCTTCTTTGGACGCTTTTTTCAAAAGAACGGGTTACCCAAGAACACCAAAATATTACATTATAAAATGGTTGACGGATTATATCACAGAATTTGGAATTGATGGATATAGAGCCGATACTGTAAAACATACTGATGAAAGTGTTTGGGCCGATTTTAAAACGCAATGTGATTATGCATTTGCCAATTGGAAAAATAATAATCCAAATCAAGTGTTAGATAATAATCCATTTTACACCATTGCCGAGGTGTATAATTACAATATTAGTGCTGGAAAATTATTTGATTTCGGAGATAGAAAAGTCAATTATTACGAGAATGGTTTTACAGCCATGATTAATTTTGAATTCAAAAGTGATGCTCAAAACGGGTATTCTACTTTATTTTCAAAATATTCCGATTTGCTCAATAATGAATTAAAAGGAAATAGTGTTCTTAATTATTTATCCTCACACGATGATGGTGGACCCTTTGATGCAAAACGTACAAAAAGTATCGAAAGTGGAACAAAGTTATTATTAACCCCAGGAATAGCTCAGGTGTATTATGGTGATGAATCTGCTCGTTCTCTTGTAATAGAAGGAACTCAGGGTGATGCCACATTACGTTCATTGATGAATTGGGACGCGATTAAAACAAATCCCGAAACTCAAAAAGTACTTTTGCATTGGCAAAAGTTAGGTCAATTTAGAAAAAATCATCCAGCAGTAGGAGCAGGAGTAAATGTCGAGATTTCGGCAAAACCTTATGTTTGTTCCAGAACTTTTACTAGAGAAAAATACTCGGATACAGTAGTAATCGGATTGGATTTAGCAAAAGGGAAAAAGGAAATTGGTATTGGTAACGCTTTCAAAAATGGAGCCACTGTAAGAGATGCTTATTCTGGTAAAACAGCAATAGTATTGAATGGAAAAGTAACGATAGACACTGAATTTGATATAGTGTTGTTGGAACTAAAATAA
- a CDS encoding geranylgeranylglycerol-phosphate geranylgeranyltransferase: MLSRKHKLFILKIISLFSVVRGYNIPVIALAQYLSAIFILAPEQRALSILLDFRLFIIVMCSSLTIASGYIINSFYDSKKDLINRPNKSQLDRLVSQKTKLQVYFSLNLFVALIAFFVSFRAVLFYSAYIFLIWFYSHKIKKYPLIGNLMAAFLAVLPFFGILLYYYLQMPLYEIENNSSKLAVILSHGAFLFLLILIREMIKDLENLKGDFANNYKTIPIIYGEEIAKKIITTLTLLTVIPVYFLINIYDVGYMDIYFYFGFIILIFFLLYLWKWQTKAQYVMLHNVLKFLIVAGVFCIVLINPSVLWHGKKVLMTI, translated from the coding sequence ATGTTAAGCAGAAAGCATAAACTATTTATATTAAAAATTATCAGTTTATTCTCTGTTGTTAGGGGTTATAACATACCTGTTATTGCTTTAGCTCAATATTTATCGGCTATTTTTATATTGGCTCCAGAGCAAAGGGCTTTGTCTATATTGTTAGATTTTCGTCTTTTTATTATTGTTATGTGTTCTAGTTTGACTATTGCTTCTGGCTATATTATCAATAGCTTTTACGATAGCAAAAAGGACCTTATTAATCGTCCCAATAAATCACAATTGGATCGTTTGGTGAGTCAAAAAACGAAACTGCAGGTCTATTTCAGTCTCAACCTTTTTGTTGCTCTGATCGCTTTTTTTGTTTCATTTAGAGCTGTTTTATTTTACTCGGCTTATATCTTTTTGATTTGGTTTTATTCTCATAAAATCAAAAAATATCCTTTAATTGGGAATTTAATGGCTGCATTTCTAGCAGTCCTTCCTTTTTTTGGAATCCTGTTGTATTATTATTTACAAATGCCCCTGTATGAAATCGAAAACAATAGTAGTAAACTTGCGGTTATCCTTTCACACGGTGCTTTTTTATTCCTGTTAATTTTAATCCGAGAAATGATAAAAGATTTGGAAAATCTAAAAGGAGATTTTGCTAATAATTACAAAACTATTCCAATTATTTATGGAGAAGAAATAGCCAAAAAAATAATTACAACATTGACATTATTGACGGTTATCCCTGTTTACTTTTTGATCAATATTTATGATGTTGGCTACATGGATATTTATTTTTATTTTGGATTTATAATTTTAATTTTTTTTCTGCTATATTTATGGAAGTGGCAAACTAAAGCTCAGTACGTAATGCTTCACAATGTACTTAAGTTTCTCATTGTTGCTGGAGTTTTTTGTATCGTTCTTATTAATCCTTCTGTATTATGGCATGGTAAAAAAGTGTTAATGACAATTTAG
- a CDS encoding diphosphomevalonate/mevalonate 3,5-bisphosphate decarboxylase family protein, whose product MFEVDHFIPLEYNNSIDQGSFSWSAPSNIALVKYWGKKENQIPANPSVSFTLNNCKTITTLAFAKRQNDGNFSFDLLFEGKSKEDFKPKIQKFLERVERYLPFLKDYHFTIDTQNTFPHSSGIASSASGMAALAMNFMSLEKKLNPAMTDDYFYSKASFLARLGSGSACRSVKGQVVVWGSQANIKGSSDLYGVEYPYTIHSVFKNYQDTILLVDKGEKQVSSTVGHDLMHNHPFAETRFAQAHTNLDQLITIFESGNLEEFIKIVESEALTLHAMMMTSLPYFILMKPNTLQIINAIWKFRNETKIPICFTLDAGANVHVLYPNEYKEKVLQFITAELVGYCQNGQYLCDEIGNGALLS is encoded by the coding sequence ATGTTTGAAGTTGACCATTTTATTCCATTAGAATATAATAATTCGATAGACCAAGGCAGTTTTTCTTGGAGTGCGCCTAGTAATATTGCGTTGGTAAAATATTGGGGAAAAAAAGAAAATCAGATTCCTGCAAATCCATCCGTTAGTTTTACTTTAAACAATTGTAAAACGATTACAACTTTGGCTTTCGCCAAAAGGCAAAACGATGGAAATTTTTCTTTCGATTTACTTTTTGAAGGAAAATCTAAGGAAGATTTCAAACCTAAGATTCAAAAATTCTTAGAACGAGTAGAGCGATATTTACCTTTTTTAAAGGATTATCATTTTACAATTGACACTCAAAATACATTTCCACACAGTTCAGGAATTGCTTCATCGGCATCAGGAATGGCAGCTTTGGCGATGAATTTTATGAGCTTGGAAAAGAAATTAAATCCAGCAATGACTGACGATTATTTTTATAGTAAAGCATCTTTTTTGGCTCGATTAGGCTCTGGAAGTGCTTGCAGAAGCGTAAAAGGCCAAGTAGTAGTTTGGGGAAGTCAAGCGAATATAAAAGGCAGTTCAGATTTATATGGAGTTGAATATCCATATACAATTCATTCAGTTTTTAAGAACTATCAAGATACTATTTTATTAGTAGATAAAGGAGAAAAACAAGTTTCGAGTACAGTTGGTCATGATTTGATGCACAATCATCCTTTTGCTGAAACTAGATTTGCTCAAGCGCATACTAATTTAGATCAATTAATTACTATTTTTGAAAGTGGTAATCTCGAAGAATTTATCAAAATTGTAGAAAGTGAAGCCTTGACTTTACATGCTATGATGATGACCTCTTTACCGTATTTTATTTTAATGAAACCCAATACTTTGCAGATAATTAATGCGATTTGGAAATTTAGAAATGAAACTAAAATCCCTATTTGTTTCACTTTGGATGCAGGTGCCAATGTGCATGTTTTATACCCAAATGAGTACAAAGAAAAAGTGTTGCAATTTATTACAGCAGAATTAGTTGGGTATTGCCAAAATGGTCAGTATCTTTGCGACGAAATTGGGAACGGTGCTTTGTTGAGTTGA
- a CDS encoding glycerophosphodiester phosphodiesterase family protein: protein MSKILKIGHRGAKGYEPENTLVSFEKAIKMDADGIELDVHLSLDGHLIVIHDETIDRTTNGKGIVNHLTLDELKSFRINEKFEIPTLDEVLNLVNQKCFVNIELKNQDTAEKVVELIERYISDKKWQHSDFIVSSFDWNALQQVRFLNDDIRIGVLTETDLDLAISFARFMKAEALHPDYQLLTNEYVSTIKKHDIKIFPWTVNDSEAIQKMKSFKVDGIITDFLDRI, encoded by the coding sequence ATGAGCAAAATTCTCAAAATAGGACATCGCGGAGCCAAAGGATATGAACCTGAAAACACTTTAGTTTCTTTTGAAAAAGCAATAAAAATGGATGCCGACGGTATCGAACTGGACGTGCATTTAAGTTTGGATGGTCATTTGATTGTCATCCATGACGAAACTATCGACAGAACAACTAACGGAAAGGGGATTGTTAATCATCTGACTTTAGACGAATTAAAATCTTTTAGAATTAATGAAAAGTTCGAAATACCAACATTAGATGAGGTTTTGAATTTGGTTAATCAAAAGTGTTTTGTGAATATTGAACTGAAAAATCAAGATACAGCCGAGAAAGTAGTTGAGCTAATTGAACGTTATATTTCAGATAAAAAATGGCAGCATAGTGATTTTATAGTTTCAAGTTTTGATTGGAATGCATTGCAACAGGTTCGGTTTTTAAATGATGATATCCGAATTGGGGTTCTAACTGAAACGGATTTGGATTTGGCTATTTCTTTTGCCCGATTCATGAAAGCTGAAGCATTACACCCCGATTATCAATTATTAACTAATGAATATGTTTCTACAATAAAAAAACATGACATTAAAATTTTTCCTTGGACTGTCAATGACTCAGAAGCTATTCAAAAAATGAAATCATTTAAAGTGGATGGAATAATTACTGATTTCTTGGATAGAATTTAA
- a CDS encoding TspO/MBR family protein, producing the protein MNKLTKILSIVVTCLVVGYFSGIVTRTAITTWYPTLIKPSFNPPNWVFAPVWSMLYIMMGIAAGLVWDRIDFEKEIVKKALQFFAIQLALNALWSYLFFGLKNPMLAGLEIIILWLMIYETYIQFSKINKISGYLFIPYLLWVSFATVLNGAIWWLNR; encoded by the coding sequence ATGAATAAGCTTACCAAAATATTATCGATAGTTGTTACTTGTCTTGTTGTGGGTTATTTTTCAGGAATAGTGACCAGAACTGCAATAACAACATGGTATCCAACTTTAATTAAACCAAGCTTTAATCCTCCTAATTGGGTTTTCGCGCCCGTTTGGAGTATGCTTTATATTATGATGGGAATTGCTGCAGGTTTAGTCTGGGACAGAATAGATTTTGAAAAAGAAATCGTTAAAAAAGCATTACAATTCTTTGCCATTCAATTGGCTCTAAATGCCTTGTGGTCGTATTTGTTTTTTGGACTAAAAAATCCAATGCTAGCTGGACTGGAAATAATTATTTTATGGCTAATGATTTATGAAACTTATATTCAATTTTCTAAAATCAACAAAATTTCAGGTTATTTATTTATTCCTTATTTACTTTGGGTAAGTTTTGCTACGGTTTTAAATGGAGCAATTTGGTGGTTGAATAGGTAA
- a CDS encoding mevalonate kinase, producing the protein MKGPLFYSKILLFGEYGIIRDSKGLSIPYNFYNGALKKDTNPSAEAIQSNGHLKRFVVYLENLQQEQPELVTFDLETLNNDVQTGMYFDSSIPQGYGVGSSGALVAAIYDKYAQHKITVLENLTREKLLTLKTIFSQMESFFHGKSSGLDPLNSYLSIPILINSKDNIEATGIPTQSLDGKRAVFLLDSGIVGETAPMVNIFMENLKDQGFRTMLKNQFVKYTDACVENFLGGDIKSLFENTKQLSKVVLNNFKPMIPEQFHGIWQEGIDSNDYYLKLCGSGGGGYILGFTEDLEKAKASLKDFKLEVVYQF; encoded by the coding sequence ATGAAAGGACCCTTATTTTACTCAAAAATATTACTCTTTGGAGAGTACGGAATTATTCGTGACTCAAAAGGGTTGTCTATACCTTATAATTTTTACAATGGGGCTTTAAAGAAAGATACTAATCCTTCGGCTGAAGCGATACAATCAAATGGACACTTGAAAAGATTTGTTGTTTATTTGGAAAATCTGCAACAAGAACAACCTGAATTGGTAACATTTGATTTAGAGACTTTAAATAACGACGTTCAGACAGGAATGTATTTTGATTCGAGTATTCCTCAAGGATATGGAGTTGGTAGTAGTGGTGCTTTGGTAGCTGCTATTTATGATAAATATGCGCAACATAAAATTACTGTTTTAGAAAATCTAACCAGAGAAAAATTATTGACTCTGAAAACAATTTTTTCCCAAATGGAAAGCTTTTTTCATGGAAAGAGTTCTGGACTTGACCCATTGAACAGTTATTTGAGTATTCCAATTTTAATCAATTCAAAAGATAACATTGAGGCTACAGGAATTCCAACTCAAAGTTTGGACGGAAAAAGAGCTGTATTTTTATTAGATTCGGGAATTGTGGGGGAGACAGCTCCAATGGTCAATATTTTTATGGAAAATCTAAAAGATCAAGGTTTCCGTACGATGTTAAAAAATCAATTTGTAAAATATACTGATGCTTGTGTAGAGAATTTTCTAGGTGGAGATATAAAGTCATTATTTGAAAACACCAAACAATTGTCTAAGGTCGTTCTTAATAATTTTAAACCAATGATTCCAGAGCAATTTCATGGAATCTGGCAAGAAGGAATCGATTCAAATGATTATTATTTGAAATTGTGTGGTTCTGGTGGTGGTGGTTATATCTTAGGTTTTACCGAAGATTTAGAAAAAGCAAAAGCATCATTGAAAGATTTTAAATTGGAAGTAGTTTATCAGTTTTAA
- a CDS encoding pseudouridine synthase, giving the protein MNNKDGNNKRSGARPTSSRPSSNKPKPAMQKRAQGPKKVKVNTKVAEAEANKVEKKPNQAPKRPKVKDEIRLNKYISNSGTCSRRDADIYIQSGNVKVNGIPVTEMGYMVKPGDVVNFDGAVLTPEKKVYILLNKPKNFTTALDEGQEYRNVLELVKGSTTAKIGAIGRMDKNTTGLLVFTNDTDMIRKFTLPSQKSTKIYQVSLDKNLKFEDLEKINKGLVLDGHRVSVDEVSYIDGESKSEIGIQLKSSNIKVVRAIFEHFEYNVLRVDRVAFAGLTKKNLPRGNWRMLTEQEVINLKNV; this is encoded by the coding sequence ATGAATAATAAGGACGGCAATAATAAAAGAAGTGGTGCTAGACCAACGAGTTCTAGACCAAGTTCAAATAAGCCAAAACCTGCGATGCAAAAAAGGGCTCAGGGGCCTAAAAAAGTAAAAGTAAACACTAAAGTAGCCGAAGCAGAGGCTAATAAAGTTGAAAAAAAACCAAATCAAGCACCTAAAAGACCTAAAGTAAAAGATGAAATTCGTTTGAATAAATATATTTCAAACTCAGGTACTTGTTCTAGACGTGATGCTGATATTTATATTCAATCAGGAAATGTAAAAGTAAACGGAATACCAGTTACCGAAATGGGATACATGGTAAAACCAGGAGATGTTGTGAATTTTGATGGTGCAGTTTTAACTCCAGAGAAAAAGGTATACATCTTATTAAATAAGCCTAAAAATTTTACTACTGCACTTGATGAAGGTCAGGAGTATCGTAATGTTTTAGAATTAGTAAAAGGTTCTACTACTGCTAAAATTGGTGCTATTGGTAGAATGGATAAGAATACAACAGGTTTATTAGTTTTTACTAATGATACTGATATGATTCGTAAATTCACATTACCAAGTCAGAAATCTACTAAAATCTATCAAGTTTCTTTAGACAAAAATTTAAAATTTGAAGATTTAGAAAAAATTAATAAAGGGCTTGTATTAGATGGACACCGAGTTTCGGTAGACGAAGTAAGTTATATTGATGGAGAATCTAAAAGTGAAATTGGGATTCAATTAAAATCCTCTAATATAAAAGTAGTCCGTGCAATATTTGAACATTTCGAATATAATGTCCTTAGAGTTGATCGTGTGGCTTTTGCTGGTTTGACAAAGAAAAACCTGCCAAGAGGGAATTGGAGAATGCTTACAGAACAAGAAGTTATCAATTTGAAAAACGTATAA
- a CDS encoding nuclear transport factor 2 family protein codes for MTPEKLQSIAFKWFDAFNSHNLEQLLSLYDDEAEHYSPKLKIRIPETQGLVTGKEALRSWWQDAFDRLPSLHYRVTSLTANADRVFMEYVRTVDGDEEMLVAEVLVVKENKIVASRVYHG; via the coding sequence ATGACACCAGAAAAATTACAATCGATAGCTTTTAAATGGTTTGATGCCTTTAATAGTCATAATTTAGAACAATTATTGTCTCTTTATGATGACGAAGCCGAACATTATAGCCCAAAATTAAAAATACGCATACCTGAAACTCAAGGTTTAGTAACAGGAAAAGAAGCGCTTAGAAGTTGGTGGCAAGATGCTTTTGATCGATTACCTAGTTTACATTACAGAGTCACTTCTCTAACGGCCAATGCGGATAGGGTTTTTATGGAATACGTGCGAACAGTAGATGGGGATGAAGAGATGCTTGTTGCTGAGGTTCTTGTTGTAAAGGAAAATAAAATTGTAGCATCCAGAGTCTATCACGGATAA
- a CDS encoding NAD(P)/FAD-dependent oxidoreductase: MNQNFDILIVGGGAAGFFTAINIVEKNPKIKVAILERGSEVLGKVRVSGGGRCNVTHACFEPNELVKFYPRGEKELRGPFHQFCSGDTIEWFEKHGVELKIEEDGRMFPVSNSSQTIIDCFIKTTQKLGIAVLTGQSVQSIFKKDNFWKVETQNENYIVEKLVLATGSNPKIWEMLQQQGHAIVNPVPSLFTFNIKDSRIKELPGVAAQVTVRVKDTKLVSTGPLLITHWGMSGPAILKLSAWGARILHDKNYQFTIFVNWLNDVDAEDTEKILKTVKQENAKKAVSKKSPFEFPNRLWESLVLASNIESETKWADLSKIQLQNLVSQLINCTFQVNGKSTFKEEFVTAGGIDLKEINFKTMESKLHENLYFAGEIVNIDAITGGFNFQNAWTSGFIVANNID; encoded by the coding sequence ATGAATCAAAATTTCGATATACTAATAGTTGGTGGTGGTGCTGCAGGTTTTTTTACAGCTATCAATATTGTAGAGAAAAACCCAAAAATAAAAGTGGCAATTCTCGAAAGAGGTTCAGAAGTGTTGGGCAAAGTTCGTGTGTCTGGCGGTGGGCGATGTAATGTAACGCATGCCTGTTTTGAGCCCAATGAATTAGTGAAATTTTATCCTCGTGGCGAAAAAGAATTGCGAGGTCCTTTTCATCAATTTTGTTCGGGAGATACAATAGAATGGTTCGAAAAACATGGAGTAGAACTCAAAATTGAAGAAGATGGGCGTATGTTTCCAGTTTCGAATTCTTCACAAACTATTATAGATTGTTTTATAAAGACGACTCAAAAATTAGGTATTGCTGTACTCACAGGACAAAGTGTACAATCCATTTTTAAAAAGGATAATTTTTGGAAAGTTGAAACTCAAAACGAAAATTATATCGTAGAGAAATTGGTTCTTGCCACAGGAAGTAATCCTAAAATTTGGGAAATGCTTCAACAACAAGGACATGCTATTGTAAACCCTGTTCCTTCATTATTTACGTTTAATATAAAAGACTCCCGAATAAAAGAATTGCCAGGCGTAGCGGCACAAGTTACGGTTAGGGTAAAAGATACCAAATTAGTTTCGACTGGGCCTTTGTTAATCACCCATTGGGGAATGAGTGGTCCGGCGATTTTGAAGTTGTCGGCTTGGGGAGCCCGTATTTTGCACGATAAAAATTATCAGTTTACCATTTTTGTAAATTGGCTTAATGATGTTGATGCCGAAGATACTGAGAAAATTCTAAAAACTGTAAAACAAGAAAATGCAAAAAAAGCAGTTTCCAAAAAGTCTCCATTTGAGTTCCCAAACCGTTTGTGGGAGAGTTTGGTTTTGGCTTCTAATATTGAAAGCGAAACAAAATGGGCTGATTTGTCTAAAATTCAATTGCAAAATTTAGTGAGCCAACTAATCAATTGTACTTTTCAAGTCAATGGGAAAAGTACTTTTAAGGAAGAGTTTGTAACAGCCGGCGGAATTGATTTAAAAGAGATTAACTTTAAAACCATGGAAAGTAAACTGCATGAGAATCTTTATTTTGCTGGCGAAATAGTAAATATAGATGCAATAACTGGAGGATTTAATTTTCAAAATGCTTGGACGAGTGGTTTTATTGTAGCGAATAATATTGATTAA
- a CDS encoding DUF885 family protein translates to MKRITFFITAVIASIVLVNCKSNENKQDFSLFTKNYFDDKNILDPLGATQSGQIGYNDQLQFEMTDSYRKKQLEFLNKYETGLTAFDEKQLSEEEKNSYEIIKWEVEVGKKILEQPTNLMPIHQFWGTHLTMGQYAGGTSGQPFKTEKDYADFLKRMDKYSFWIDSAIVYMKKGIEKGIVLPKALTEKVIPQFAEMPTSKIEDNLFYSSIKLMPATFSEEVKKDLTAKYTAEINDKLIPKFKKMADFLKNEYLPASRSTSGIGSLPSGKEMYAAYVKYWTTTDMTPEEIHELGLKEVARLNVEMEKVKNQVGFKGTLIEFFDYVRNKPELKPFKKPEEVIANFERIYSVIKPNVDKLFSLQPKTKFEIRRTEAFREKTASAEYMQGLADGSRPGVFYVPIPNVKEYNVYGDEDLFLHEAIPGHHFQISLQQENSALPDFRKFNWFGAYGEGWALYTESLGKELGLYQDPYQYFGMLGNEMHRAVRLVVDTGLHSKGWTREQAIKYSMQNEAESEAGITVEIERYMAIPGQALSYKIGQLKILELRKRAQDKLGAKFDIKKFHEKVLESGVMPLALLENKIDSWIKEE, encoded by the coding sequence ATGAAGAGAATTACATTTTTTATAACAGCAGTTATTGCGTCGATTGTATTAGTTAATTGTAAATCAAATGAGAATAAACAAGATTTTTCATTATTTACGAAAAACTATTTTGATGATAAAAATATACTGGATCCTTTAGGAGCGACCCAAAGCGGTCAAATTGGTTACAATGATCAGTTACAATTTGAAATGACTGATAGTTATAGAAAAAAACAACTTGAGTTCTTAAATAAATATGAAACTGGATTAACCGCATTTGATGAAAAACAACTATCTGAAGAAGAGAAAAATAGTTATGAAATCATAAAATGGGAAGTTGAAGTTGGAAAAAAAATACTAGAACAACCTACCAATCTGATGCCAATTCATCAGTTTTGGGGAACTCATTTAACTATGGGGCAATATGCCGGTGGTACTAGCGGACAACCTTTTAAAACAGAAAAGGATTATGCTGACTTTTTAAAGAGAATGGATAAGTATAGTTTTTGGATCGATTCGGCTATAGTATATATGAAAAAAGGAATTGAAAAAGGAATCGTTTTACCTAAAGCATTAACAGAAAAAGTAATTCCTCAATTTGCTGAAATGCCAACTTCAAAAATCGAAGATAATCTGTTTTATTCTTCTATAAAGTTGATGCCTGCAACATTTTCAGAAGAAGTAAAAAAAGACTTAACAGCTAAATACACTGCTGAAATAAATGACAAACTGATTCCGAAATTTAAAAAAATGGCTGATTTTCTTAAAAATGAATATTTGCCTGCATCAAGATCTACTAGTGGAATTGGAAGTTTGCCTTCTGGAAAGGAAATGTATGCTGCATATGTAAAATACTGGACAACGACAGATATGACTCCTGAAGAGATTCACGAATTGGGATTAAAGGAGGTTGCTCGTTTGAATGTAGAAATGGAAAAAGTAAAAAATCAGGTTGGATTTAAAGGTACTCTCATTGAATTTTTTGACTATGTAAGGAATAAACCGGAACTAAAACCATTTAAAAAGCCAGAAGAAGTAATTGCTAATTTTGAAAGAATTTATAGCGTCATAAAACCAAATGTTGATAAGCTATTTTCATTACAACCTAAGACAAAATTTGAGATAAGAAGAACTGAAGCTTTTCGCGAAAAAACAGCTAGCGCTGAATATATGCAAGGATTAGCAGATGGGTCTCGTCCAGGTGTTTTTTATGTTCCCATTCCTAATGTAAAAGAGTACAATGTATATGGGGATGAAGATTTGTTTTTGCATGAAGCTATTCCTGGGCATCATTTTCAAATTTCATTACAACAAGAGAATTCAGCCTTACCTGATTTTAGAAAGTTTAATTGGTTTGGTGCTTATGGTGAGGGTTGGGCATTATATACAGAGAGTTTGGGTAAAGAATTAGGCTTGTATCAAGATCCATATCAGTATTTTGGGATGTTAGGAAATGAAATGCATAGAGCCGTTCGTTTAGTAGTTGATACCGGATTGCATAGTAAAGGATGGACTAGAGAGCAAGCTATTAAATATTCTATGCAGAATGAGGCTGAAAGTGAAGCAGGAATTACTGTCGAAATCGAACGTTATATGGCTATTCCTGGACAAGCTTTGTCATATAAAATTGGGCAACTTAAAATTCTTGAACTTCGTAAAAGAGCTCAAGATAAGTTGGGAGCCAAATTTGACATTAAAAAATTCCATGAAAAAGTATTAGAATCTGGTGTAATGCCATTGGCTTTATTAGAAAATAAAATTGATTCTTGGATTAAAGAAGAATAG
- a CDS encoding response regulator — translation MKKLNTVLLIDDDKATNFITKMLIKKADITDHIETVLNGQEALDYLTNSGKYEKSDDVYPQPMLIFLDINMPVMDGWEFAEAFSGLKSNQKGDAKIIMLTSSLNPDDKERASKLSAITGFQSKILTPEGLTSIMDQYFPY, via the coding sequence ATGAAAAAATTAAACACTGTATTACTAATCGATGATGATAAAGCTACTAATTTTATCACCAAAATGCTCATTAAAAAAGCAGACATAACAGATCATATTGAAACTGTATTGAATGGACAGGAAGCATTAGATTATTTAACAAACTCTGGTAAATACGAAAAATCAGATGATGTATATCCACAGCCTATGCTAATATTTCTTGATATTAATATGCCAGTTATGGATGGATGGGAATTTGCAGAAGCCTTTTCTGGATTGAAATCCAACCAAAAAGGAGATGCTAAAATTATAATGTTAACAAGCTCACTTAATCCCGATGATAAAGAAAGAGCATCAAAACTCTCTGCAATTACAGGTTTTCAGAGTAAAATACTAACTCCCGAAGGTCTTACAAGTATAATGGACCAATATTTCCCATACTAA